The sequence below is a genomic window from Aureispira sp. CCB-E.
ATCGACTCCTAGTGTACCAAACATTGGCAAAAAGATGCGAAAACCTAAACCTGCCGATCGTTTTAAATCAAAAGGGTTGTAATCTTTTGCATTCGACCAAGCATTTCCTGCTTCTAGAAACGCCAAAGCCCATATAGTAGCACTTGGATTAGGAGAAATCAGATAGCGAAACTCTAAACTAAACTTATTATAAATTGTAGCACCAGCGCCATTCGCTGCCAAATCACCCAATTCGTACCCTCGCATAGAAATCACATCTCGTCCTTGAACAGTTTGAGGATTAGACAAACCATTTCCCCCCAATTCGTACCGATCAAAAGGAGTTACCCCTAAATCTGGATTATAATAGCCCAAGAATCCCATTTTGCCTCCTATTTTCACAACAAAATTCTTGGCGATTTTTCCATACCACTCCGTCGTAAAATCCCACTTGTGATACTCGACCAATCGGTCTTTTGTCCCTGAGGTTTCATTATTGTTTGACAACAAAGAATACGGCAATGTAAAACTCATACTTAGAGCAATATTGGAGCCTTTTGTTGGAAAAATTGGATTGTCAACAGAATTTCTAGAAATAGTTTGATTAAAACTCAAGTTGTGGTACGTTCCTGAAGGAACATTGATGTCATCCCAACGCAACAAATCCATTTTCTTATAGTTCAGGCTTGCCTGATAGACAAAAAAGTCGTCTGGAAAACGCAAACGAGTTCCCCACCCTATCGTTGCACCTGTTACCTGCAAACGTCTCAATGCCGAACTCTCTTCGGTGTACCCATTGGTAAAGTTAGAATAATAAGCAGAAAACGTTAGAGAATTAGGCTTTTTGCCCCCCAACCAAGGTTCTGTAAAAGAAAAATTATACGATTGATAACTAGGTCCATTGGTTTGTATTCTAAACGATAGCGTTTGACCATCTCCTGCGGGCAAAGGATTCCAAGTTTTGGGCTGAAAAAACTTGCGCAAAGAAAAATTTGTCAATTTAATCCCTGCGGTTCCAAAAACGGTCGTCCCTCCCCAACCTGCGGATAACTCTATTTGGTCAGAAATTTTCTCTTCTAAGACATATTCAATATCTACGGTTCCTCGTTCTATATTAACTGGGGTATTAATCTGCATCGTTTCTGGATTAAAATAATTTAATGCCATCAATTCTCTTTGAGAACGAATCAAATCAGAACGACTAAAATTATTTCCTGGCAAGGTTCTCAGTTCACGGCGAATAACATGTTCACTAGTTCTAGTATTGCCAATAATTCTAACCGCACCAATTTTGGCAACCGGTCCTTCTACGATACGAATTTCATAATCAATCGAATCTTCTCGAATTCCTTTTTCGATTGGATCAACTCTAAAAAACAGGTGCCCATTATCCATATAAAGCGTTTTTAGGTCTCTCCCATTTTTGTCAAATTCTAGACGAGTCGTTAATAAATCTTTGTCATAAATGGCTCCTTTTTCGATGCCTATAATGTTTTTTAAAATTCGATCGGAGTAAATGGTATTTCCTTTGAATTTTATACTTCCAAAACGATAAATATTTCCTTCTTCTACCTGCATATCAATATGCAAAACCTTCCTATTTTTCTTCTGAACAAAGTATACAGAATCTTTTAGGATACGAGCATCCCGATGCCCGATAGAATTATAATAAGCTATCAAGTTATTTTTATCCACCTCGTATTCTTCTTGAATAAACTTAGATGGTTTGAAGATCGCCCAGAAGTTGTTGCGTTTTGTTTCTTTCATCGAACGATACAATTTGCCTTTTTTAGCATTTTTGACCCCGTGAAAGTTGATTTTTGCAATCCGTACACGTTTTCCTTTTTGAATATTAAATATCCATCGAATGGAATTTTTTAGAATGACGTCCTCTGTTTCGTCCACCTCAATAGCAACGTCCAAAAAACCTTTTTCTATATAAAGTTTTTTTAACGCATTGATAGCGCTTTGTTTCATAGCAGGAGTTGCTGCTCGCCCTTTTTGCAAATATCGTTGAACAACAGCATTTGCATCATCGTGTTGCCCTTTTGGAATTCCTTTGTACCCATGGCGAGCAAACCGTGGATATTCTTGTACTTCAATTTCTAAAAACACAATATCCCCTATTGTTTTTTCTATATTGATCGCTACATCTACAAAAAGTTGTTGCTTCCAAAGATTTCTAATTGCCTTGCTGATTTGATCACTAGGTATACGTATGGTTTCACCTATAGTAAGCCCTGTGATGGCTATAATTCCATTTGCATCGGTATATATTGCCCCTTTAACATTAATACCTCCTATTTCATAGGTCTGTGTGTGGTTATAATCTAGCATTTTTGCCTCATTACTATCTACCAAAGGGCTATTTTTTTGTGCGTATAAATTGGTCCATAATAATGTCAACCCTAAAGTTGAGGCAAAGAGTGTCCTTTTTATCATAATTATTTTTATAATAAAATTATTGTTATATAATATAATAACTACCTTATAAGTGGATGTACTTTTTATAAGGAAACTGTAATTTAAAAGTGAAATTTGAAGCTGTATTTGGTGCTTCAAAGGTATAAACGTGCAGAAAAAAAAAAGGGCAAGTAATTTGCAAAAAACACCTCTCTTAAAATTATCTTAAATGTGGTAAGAAAACTAATTCTTGTCCTTTGTATTTAAGCATAAGCCACTTCTTAAGAATAAATTCCTGTAAAGATTTTAAGATCTACTTTTTCAACTGCTTCTAATGTTGTATATTCACGATAATTACTAAATATTATTACACCTAGAATTGTATAGATGTGGAATGCCTACATCATCTCTAATTCAAATTTAGAGTAATCGTTCAAAAAAATAATCCCATTTTTTGTTATTATTTTTCTGACCTCTTCTTAAAACAATTCTTGATGATATTTACTTGTTTAATTTTTAAAAACAAATTATAAGATGGCTTTACAGACCGTTCCAACTGTTGACTACCATGATTTTACATCTGGCGATGCTCAAAAACGCAAACAATTTATCCAAGACTTAGGAGATGCTTTCTCTCAAATTGGGTTTGTTATTGTCAAAAATCATGGCGTATCGGAAGAACTACGTCAAGAACTTTTTGAAGTTTCAAAAAATATTTTCGATCAACCACAAGAAATAAAACAAAAATACGAAGACTTAAACAACGGTGGACAAAGAGGCTACATTTCTAAAGGTAGAGAAACTGCCAAAGGAGAAAAAGTACCTGATTTAAAAGAATTTTGGCATATTGGTCAAGAAGTAGTTAACGAGCCTGCTCTAAAAGCAGAATACCCTGACAATATTTGGATGGAAGAAGTTCCTTCTTTGGAGACCGTAGGCAAAAAAATATACAGTACATTTGAGCAAACAGGTCGTAATTTATTGCGTGCTATTGCGTTATACTTAGGACTAGAGGAGAACTACTTTGATGCAAAAATTCACAATGGCAATAGTGTGCTTCGCTTGTTGCATTATTTCCCTGTCAAAAATTTGGATGAAATAGAAGAAGGTGCTGTTCGTGCTGCTGCACATGGTGACATCAACTTGATTACATTGTTAATGGGTGGATCTGCCAAAGGATTACAAGCCAAAAACTCTGCGGGAGAATGGGTCGATGTTTCTCCAAAAGAAAATGAAATTGTTATCAATATTGGTGATATGCTACACCGCCATACCAATGGTCGTTTAAAATCTACTATTCACCGTGTCATCAATTTGGACAAGGAGTCAATGCGTTTTCCTAGATATTCTGCTCCGTTTTTCTTACACCCACGCAGCGATATGGATTTGTCTTGTTTAGACAGTTGTGTTTCTGAAGACAATCCTAAAGCTTACGAAGATATTACAGCTGGTGAGTTTCTAGATGAACGTATCCGAGAGCTTGGTCTGAAATAGTCCTTTTACAACAAGGAATCGATTTGAAAACCTCTAAGATAAGATAGAGGTTTTCAAATTTTAACTTGTTCATTCCATTATTCATAAACTCTCAATGTAACAGAAATTCTTCTGTTTTTAAATCGAGCAAAATGCGGCACTTCATGTGTCCACCCTTTATTAGTCGCCCAAGGTATAATCACTACCGTTCCATCCTCTACCTTAAAATCTTGATAGCCTTTTTCTCTCCAAGGACGAAATCTAAAAATACGCTCCTCCCCCAATGATATGGTTACAATAGGGCTACCTTCTTTCAAACCAACAACAGCATCTCGATGTGGTCCTATATAATGCTTTTTTTCTCCCTCATACCAATTGAGTAACAAGCCATTTAAAGAGGGATGAATTTCTTTTTTGCACCAATCTAAAAACAACTTCAACACAGGGCTAATAGGCAAAGCATTTTGTTTGGAGCCTGTGTATTTGTAATCAAACCCATAAGCCTGTTGCCAACGTGGTGTTGGCACTTCTTTTCCCAAAATTTTCACCACATGATACTCATCAGGATGTGTATTCCATAATGTATCAAAATCTGGTAATTGTGCTTTTAATTCTGAAGGAATGGCACCAATATAAATTGGATGGATAGCATTGAGATAATGTTCTTCAAATAAGTCTTTATTCATAACAATCAACTGTTTTAACTTTTAAAAAACTTATTGAGTATTTCTAGTTCCTAAAATTAGCTGTTTTGTGTTCATTTTTAACAATAGGCTGCTAAATTTTTAATCTTTTTTTAGAGCATTAATTTTAGCACCATATTATTATTATTAATACACCATTGATTATTTAAACTAACATTAATAAATATCCCAACAAAGCACCTCCTAGCACTACCCACATTGCATTTATTTTCTTAAAACCAAAAACTAGCACTGCTCCAAAAATCGCAATGACACATGCCCGCCAATCAGGCATCCAAGAAGCAGTAACCAACAATGTTTCCAAACTCATTTCAATAAGAACATTGACCATAACTGCCAACGCAGCAACATTAACAGAGTCTAAAAAGAAACCTAAAGGTTTTGAAGAACGCATCTTAGGCACCAATGGATTCAGCAACCACACAAAAATAAAAGAAGGTAAAAAGATTCCCAATGTAGCTGCAATTGCTCCTGTCCAACCCGCCAATTGATAGCCTATAAAAGTTGCCGTAGACAGAACAGGACCTGGCGTAAATTGCCCTGCGGCAATTGCATCAATCAACTCTGCACGAGTTAATAATCCTTTCATGACTAATTCAGCATCTAGGTAAGCAAATAAAACATACCCACTGCCATACAATACGGAACCGACTTTCAGAAAACTCCAAAAAACGGTTCCACCAGAAATTTTAGCAGTTGCCGTTCCTCCTGTTTGTAATAACAAAATTGGAAAAATAGACTTCGGATGATTCTGCCATTGGCTTCTTCCCATAAAAAAAAGTGTCCCAACAATACCTGCTACTAATAATGCCACAATTTCATTAACCCCCAATAAACTAACAACTAAAACAAGTCCTCCTAAAACCCCCAATGCTTTGCTTTTTAAAGCCTTTTTGCTCAATTTATAAACAGCCCCTGCTATAATCGCCAAAACGGCAGGTTTTATTCCAAAAATCAAAGGTGCAACCGCAGGAAGGGCACCATACTGAACATAAAACCAAGCAAAAATTCCTGTAATGACAACCGCAGGAAAGATAAAACAAATTCCTGCAACAAACAGCCCCAATACACCTGCCCGTTCATGCCCACAATGCATCGTCATCTCGGTAGAATTAGGTCCAGGTATCAGATTGGTCGCCCCCATCAAATCCAAAAAATGTTGGCGACTCATCCACTTTCGCTTTGTCACCAATTCATCTTCCATCATAGCAACATGAGCGGCAGGTCCTCCAAAAGCAATACATCCTAGCTTAAAAAACACCTGTGCCACTTCCCATATAGTGCCCTTATTATTTTTTTGGTTTGTCATTTTATTTTTTAATAAATTTGTAGCTTAACACGACGATTTTGTGCCAATGCTTTTTTAGTCGTTTTAGATCCATCTCCTTGCCAGTTGACCTCAATTCGATCATTAGCAATTCCTTGTTCTATCAAATAGATTTTAACTCGTTCGGCTCGTTCTCTTGATAATTTTCGGTTATATTGGTTGTCCTTAGCCGCCGCATAACCCACCACTCTAAGTTTCAAATCAGGGCATTGATGTAATTGCTGACTTAGTTGCTTCAACAAAGATTGGTTGGTTGGGCTTAAATTAGGAGAATCATAACTAAATAACAAATCTGATGGTTGGTCTAGACAAATGCTTGGTCGGGTTGGGTGATCTATAATAATGGGTCGAATTCTAGTTTGGGAAAGAGTATCTATGATATAATAATAATTAGGTTCCCTCTTTAATATTCCAGCTTGAAAAGAAGAATCCTCGTGGCTGTGCAAACTTTCCATTTCGATAAAAACAGCCGAGTCAAAAATATAATTGCCATGATCTGCTATCCCTATTTGTAACCGATGTTTTTGATGTGGGATGACATTTGATTGCGCTTGGAGCACCTTAGTAAAACCATCGTATTGAATGGGATAAAGACTTGTTGCTGTAATCGCTTGTTCCATATTCCAAGAACGAGTTAATAATAGTTGGTGGGTAGAATTCGTTTCTAAAAAAGTATCTACACTATTCTCAACTTGAATTGCTGATTGGATGCTGTTATTAATATAGTACTGTGGATGTGTAGTTGGATTGATCGTAGCAACAGATATGGGATGGTTGGAGTTAGGTAAATGGGCTAAATTAACTTTTTCTCCATTCGGCAAGGTTAATATAAAAATTAAAATATCATTCAAACCAGAATAGCTTAATTCGGGATAATCTTCAGAAGCAAAGACAAAATTGAATGAAATGTAATCAGAATTGGGATAAAAGTCAAACTGTAGAACAGCTGCATCGTACAATTTTTGATTGGTTGTTGTTTTAAAAATAGCTTGTCCTTTTCTTCTATTGACTCCTGTTTTGCTTGTAATATCATTGTTACCTTGGGCATCTTCTGCAACACCTGTAGAAAGAACAATTCCATGAGACATTTGAAAAATTGCATCGCCATTCCAAAATTCACCTATAGCACGGCGCTTACCTTTGTACCGTACATTTTTAATTTGGACTCCAAAACCTTTTAAGTCTTGTCGAATTTTCTGCTTAATTTTTTTCAGCCGTTTTACTTGAAAAGTATTGCCTTTTTGTCCAATTAATAATGTTGCACAACAACTCCAACATAGTATCCAAATGATTTTCATATTTTTAGAGCTTAGCAATACCCGTACTTTATTTGAGAGATAATCTTAGAACAAGTACCTAAGAACAAACCGACCCCAACCACAAATCGGTATAGTCGCCTTTGCTATCAAATCGTTTTGCTTGATTTTCAATATTTAAATACCGATCTTCTTTAGTATCAGGACCAACGCCCCCTACCACATTCCAATTGACCCAATTAGAACAAATGTCATAATCAATTAAAATATGCTGAAAGTAAGTCGCGCCCATTCTCCAATGTACTCCCATATCGTTGACTAGGTAACTCGAAACCAATTGGCGTCCTTTGTGAGACAAAAAACCAGTATTTTTCAGTTGTAACATACAAGCATTGATCAAATCAACTTCTGTTTTTCCATTCCTCCATTGCTCAAAAAGAATAATATCTTCTTTTAAATCCTTGGTTTCTTGCCCTCTAATTCCTCCTTCTTCAAATATTTTATCTCCATACTTCTTTCCCATCAAACGGTAATGATCTCGCCAAAGTAATTCTAAGAAAAAAGTTTGAGTGGATTTATTAGACTTGTATTTTTGTTCATACGCTTTGAGCTGTGCATAAACTTCTTTGGGTGATAGACACCCCAATGCCAACCATGGCGACAAACGAGAAGCGGCATAAGTACCTTTTAATTCATACCGGCTATCTACAAAACTATCCAGATGGCGTTCAGCACCAAAATAAATTGCTAGTCGAGTTAATGCGGCAGATTCTCCTCCCACAAACTTCAAATCTCCTCTTTCGTCTTGTTCATTTTTCTGATGCCCTAATTCCTCCAAAGTTGGCAACGCTTGATCTTCTACATCAATAGTCCAAGGCACAAAGTCCTCTGGTTCGGGCAAAGGCTCTCGAATCATCACAAAACGTTCTACTTCTTTTCTAAACGTGCTAAAGGTATCGGGTGAATGTGCAATTGGAAAGGGCAAATCTTGTGTATAATACAACATTTTACCTCTAAAAAACTGTATCTCTAAACCCAAAGACCATAAGTTTTTCTCTAAACTATTCTGAACCAATACCTCATCATGTGTACGCTCCATGTTGGCATAGACATAACTGGCTTCGACCTCTTGGACAAGCTTAAAAACTTCTTCCTCTGGCTTTCCCTTTCTAATTACTAAGTCAATACCTTTATCTCTCAATTTTTGGCGTAGGTAGTCGATACTCTCTAATAAAAATTGAGTTCTAAAAGCACCTGTCTTTTGAAAACCATAAGGTGTGGTTCCCATCAACTCTTCTTCGTTAAAGACATAAACTGGTATTACCTCCTCACTATTTTCAATAGCTTTGGTCAACGCTTCGTTATCGTGCAAGCGCAAATCTTTTCGAAACCAGACTACTATTCGTTTTACTTTTTTCATAAGTACTATTGCTACTAAAAAATCATTCTTTGTTCATCACTTTATCGACTAGAGGAAAGTGCATAAAAATAACAAAAAAAGCCGAAAAAAAGTTGACCTAAAAATATAAACTTCTAGAAACTTTCATTTTTAATTGAAAATTGCACTTTCTTTACAAAAAATTTTCTGCTCATCAACCATTTTCAACATGATTCAACAAATAGAGTTTAATTTAAAAGCAAAAAAAAGAGGTTTTCACCTAATTACTCAAGAAGTTTTGAGTGCTTTACCTCCTCTTCCATCAACTGGGTTGTTTCATTTATTTATAAAACATACATCAGCAGGTTTGAGTATTAACGAAAATGCCGATCCAGATGTTAGAACGGACTTTGAAAATATTTTTAACGAGCTAGTTCCCGAAAATTTGCCTTATTTAGTCCATACTTTAGAAGGTCCTGATGATATGCCCGCGCATATCAAATCCTCATTAGTAGGAGCTTCTATTCAAGTTCCAATTACCAACGGCTCATTAAATATGGGCACATGGCAAGGTATTTACCTTTGTGAATTTAGAAATCAAGGTGGAAGCAGAAAATTAGTAGCTACTATTTATACTTAAAATCGGGTGCTTTATCCCTAGTAAAAGGTAACAATTTATTAATCTAACAGAGGATAATAGTATTTTCTAGTTTCTTATTTTTATATTTGTAAACCAGCAAATTAGAACCCTCATCTAACATTATCAAATGATTAATATGAGAATAATATTTACCTACCTTTTACTGCTGCTTTTCCCCCCATATCTAAGTGCACAAATTATTTGGCAAGAAGATTTTAATGCTTATACAGATGGAACGACAGTAGGCACCACTGGACGTTGGACAAGTACCTGTGGCGCTTGCCTATCGGGTGATTTTTTTGAAGTTAGATCTGGCGCGTTTTCAGCACAAGATGTTAATGATTTTTCTACGTGGGAATCTGAATCCATTAACATCGCGGGAGTGAGTGATGTTACCTTTGCATTAGATGCTATCGAAACAGGTGACCATGAAGGTCCCGGTTGTGCTTGTGGAGTTAATATCGACTACTTTGACGTATCTTATAGTATTGATGGTGGTGCTTTTATTACAATAGAAAACTGGAATGGAGATGGAGAGCCAGGACATACGCTTACTGGGGACAGTCAAAACGGAAGTGCTTTAGATGCTGACTGGGAAAGTACAACAATTACTCAAAGTGGTCTTTCGGGCAACACCTTAGTCTTAAGAGTCGTCATGCGTAATACGGCAGGAACAGAAACGATGACCTTAGACAATGTTGTTGTAAGCCACACAAGTCTCTTGCCTGTCAATTTGGTTTCCTTTACTGCGATGCCTCAAAACAATTTGACTCAACTATATTGGCAAACTTCATCCGAAGAATTTAGTAGTCACTTTGAGTTAGAAAAATCAATAGATGGTATTTATTTCCAAACAATAGGGAATATTGCCGCAATTGGAACATCCAAGGGTGCTTATTATCATTTTGAAGATTTAAGTCTTCCACAAACCGTTTATTATCGATTGAAGTCCTTTGATACAAACGAAAGCTTCTACTATTCTGATATTATTAGTGTAACAGGAAAGCATTCGATAACAAATACTCCCTATCCCAACCCATTTGCCAACGAGCTATTTTTAAAATTATCTGATCATAGTAACCTAACGTTCTTGTCCATAGATGGTAAAAAACAAAAAGTTATTTCTTTGCCTGAAGGTTTACACGATTTACACCCTTATTTAGAGGGTTTTCCGACAGGAATGATCATTCTAAACATTAGCTCTCAATACGGCACACAAAAGCACAAACTGATCAAACTACGAGAAAAAGGTTTTTAAATAAGCAGAGATTATTGGCATGAATAGTAGTGGGCATATTGCCCACATATTAAAACGCCTTGTAGCAACTATGCCGCTACTTTTCGGCACTCTTCTGCACAGATACGACAAGATTCTGCACATTTTTGGCAATGATCGTGTTGATGTGCTCCACATTGTTCGCTGCACCATTCGCA
It includes:
- the bamA gene encoding outer membrane protein assembly factor BamA — encoded protein: MIKRTLFASTLGLTLLWTNLYAQKNSPLVDSNEAKMLDYNHTQTYEIGGINVKGAIYTDANGIIAITGLTIGETIRIPSDQISKAIRNLWKQQLFVDVAINIEKTIGDIVFLEIEVQEYPRFARHGYKGIPKGQHDDANAVVQRYLQKGRAATPAMKQSAINALKKLYIEKGFLDVAIEVDETEDVILKNSIRWIFNIQKGKRVRIAKINFHGVKNAKKGKLYRSMKETKRNNFWAIFKPSKFIQEEYEVDKNNLIAYYNSIGHRDARILKDSVYFVQKKNRKVLHIDMQVEEGNIYRFGSIKFKGNTIYSDRILKNIIGIEKGAIYDKDLLTTRLEFDKNGRDLKTLYMDNGHLFFRVDPIEKGIREDSIDYEIRIVEGPVAKIGAVRIIGNTRTSEHVIRRELRTLPGNNFSRSDLIRSQRELMALNYFNPETMQINTPVNIERGTVDIEYVLEEKISDQIELSAGWGGTTVFGTAGIKLTNFSLRKFFQPKTWNPLPAGDGQTLSFRIQTNGPSYQSYNFSFTEPWLGGKKPNSLTFSAYYSNFTNGYTEESSALRRLQVTGATIGWGTRLRFPDDFFVYQASLNYKKMDLLRWDDINVPSGTYHNLSFNQTISRNSVDNPIFPTKGSNIALSMSFTLPYSLLSNNNETSGTKDRLVEYHKWDFTTEWYGKIAKNFVVKIGGKMGFLGYYNPDLGVTPFDRYELGGNGLSNPQTVQGRDVISMRGYELGDLAANGAGATIYNKFSLEFRYLISPNPSATIWALAFLEAGNAWSNAKDYNPFDLKRSAGLGFRIFLPMFGTLGVDYGIGFDKPNLSGVKDFTKYGTFNIVLGVEPK
- a CDS encoding isopenicillin N synthase family oxygenase gives rise to the protein MALQTVPTVDYHDFTSGDAQKRKQFIQDLGDAFSQIGFVIVKNHGVSEELRQELFEVSKNIFDQPQEIKQKYEDLNNGGQRGYISKGRETAKGEKVPDLKEFWHIGQEVVNEPALKAEYPDNIWMEEVPSLETVGKKIYSTFEQTGRNLLRAIALYLGLEENYFDAKIHNGNSVLRLLHYFPVKNLDEIEEGAVRAAAHGDINLITLLMGGSAKGLQAKNSAGEWVDVSPKENEIVINIGDMLHRHTNGRLKSTIHRVINLDKESMRFPRYSAPFFLHPRSDMDLSCLDSCVSEDNPKAYEDITAGEFLDERIRELGLK
- a CDS encoding alpha-ketoglutarate-dependent dioxygenase AlkB, with amino-acid sequence MNKDLFEEHYLNAIHPIYIGAIPSELKAQLPDFDTLWNTHPDEYHVVKILGKEVPTPRWQQAYGFDYKYTGSKQNALPISPVLKLFLDWCKKEIHPSLNGLLLNWYEGEKKHYIGPHRDAVVGLKEGSPIVTISLGEERIFRFRPWREKGYQDFKVEDGTVVIIPWATNKGWTHEVPHFARFKNRRISVTLRVYE
- the chrA gene encoding chromate efflux transporter — encoded protein: MTNQKNNKGTIWEVAQVFFKLGCIAFGGPAAHVAMMEDELVTKRKWMSRQHFLDLMGATNLIPGPNSTEMTMHCGHERAGVLGLFVAGICFIFPAVVITGIFAWFYVQYGALPAVAPLIFGIKPAVLAIIAGAVYKLSKKALKSKALGVLGGLVLVVSLLGVNEIVALLVAGIVGTLFFMGRSQWQNHPKSIFPILLLQTGGTATAKISGGTVFWSFLKVGSVLYGSGYVLFAYLDAELVMKGLLTRAELIDAIAAGQFTPGPVLSTATFIGYQLAGWTGAIAATLGIFLPSFIFVWLLNPLVPKMRSSKPLGFFLDSVNVAALAVMVNVLIEMSLETLLVTASWMPDWRACVIAIFGAVLVFGFKKINAMWVVLGGALLGYLLMLV
- a CDS encoding OmpA family protein, giving the protein MKIIWILCWSCCATLLIGQKGNTFQVKRLKKIKQKIRQDLKGFGVQIKNVRYKGKRRAIGEFWNGDAIFQMSHGIVLSTGVAEDAQGNNDITSKTGVNRRKGQAIFKTTTNQKLYDAAVLQFDFYPNSDYISFNFVFASEDYPELSYSGLNDILIFILTLPNGEKVNLAHLPNSNHPISVATINPTTHPQYYINNSIQSAIQVENSVDTFLETNSTHQLLLTRSWNMEQAITATSLYPIQYDGFTKVLQAQSNVIPHQKHRLQIGIADHGNYIFDSAVFIEMESLHSHEDSSFQAGILKREPNYYYIIDTLSQTRIRPIIIDHPTRPSICLDQPSDLLFSYDSPNLSPTNQSLLKQLSQQLHQCPDLKLRVVGYAAAKDNQYNRKLSRERAERVKIYLIEQGIANDRIEVNWQGDGSKTTKKALAQNRRVKLQIY
- a CDS encoding DASH family cryptochrome gives rise to the protein MKKVKRIVVWFRKDLRLHDNEALTKAIENSEEVIPVYVFNEEELMGTTPYGFQKTGAFRTQFLLESIDYLRQKLRDKGIDLVIRKGKPEEEVFKLVQEVEASYVYANMERTHDEVLVQNSLEKNLWSLGLEIQFFRGKMLYYTQDLPFPIAHSPDTFSTFRKEVERFVMIREPLPEPEDFVPWTIDVEDQALPTLEELGHQKNEQDERGDLKFVGGESAALTRLAIYFGAERHLDSFVDSRYELKGTYAASRLSPWLALGCLSPKEVYAQLKAYEQKYKSNKSTQTFFLELLWRDHYRLMGKKYGDKIFEEGGIRGQETKDLKEDIILFEQWRNGKTEVDLINACMLQLKNTGFLSHKGRQLVSSYLVNDMGVHWRMGATYFQHILIDYDICSNWVNWNVVGGVGPDTKEDRYLNIENQAKRFDSKGDYTDLWLGSVCS
- a CDS encoding secondary thiamine-phosphate synthase enzyme YjbQ; amino-acid sequence: MIQQIEFNLKAKKRGFHLITQEVLSALPPLPSTGLFHLFIKHTSAGLSINENADPDVRTDFENIFNELVPENLPYLVHTLEGPDDMPAHIKSSLVGASIQVPITNGSLNMGTWQGIYLCEFRNQGGSRKLVATIYT
- a CDS encoding T9SS type A sorting domain-containing protein, whose product is MRIIFTYLLLLLFPPYLSAQIIWQEDFNAYTDGTTVGTTGRWTSTCGACLSGDFFEVRSGAFSAQDVNDFSTWESESINIAGVSDVTFALDAIETGDHEGPGCACGVNIDYFDVSYSIDGGAFITIENWNGDGEPGHTLTGDSQNGSALDADWESTTITQSGLSGNTLVLRVVMRNTAGTETMTLDNVVVSHTSLLPVNLVSFTAMPQNNLTQLYWQTSSEEFSSHFELEKSIDGIYFQTIGNIAAIGTSKGAYYHFEDLSLPQTVYYRLKSFDTNESFYYSDIISVTGKHSITNTPYPNPFANELFLKLSDHSNLTFLSIDGKKQKVISLPEGLHDLHPYLEGFPTGMIILNISSQYGTQKHKLIKLREKGF